The DNA window CACTTTCGCACTACCGCCTACCACCCTCAAGCAAATGGCATAGTGGAAAGGTTTCATCGTCGACTGAAGGAGGCTCTTCTGTGCGTCGTCACAAAAAACTGGTGGTTTCGCTTACCATTAATATTACTGGCAATTAGAACATATTATAGGGAATACCTTAGATGTTCAGCAGCTGATCTTGTATATGGCCAATCCTTACGTGTGCCTGGTGAATTCTTTGACGAGCCAAAAACTGTACATCGTACGAAGTTTTCAAATTTGCTTCATCGCATATTCGACAATTGTAAGCCCATCAAAACTATATCCCATTCCAAgggaaatttttttgttcataaggATCTGAAAAAGTGCACTCATGTTTTCGTCCGATTTGATGCCGTTAAGAAATCATTGCAGAGGCCATACGATGGACCATTCGAAGTGTTGTCATGAAGCGACAAGTATATGGATGTCAGCATTAGAGGAAAAAGCCAAAGGATTTcactacaaaatgaaaaacagatTTAAATTGTCAGAACTAAGTcatagagaacagacatccagattcgaacaaacaagtttaaaatGCTTGTTTTGTCATTTGAACAAATATTTGTTAGAGCATTACGACCACCATACTGGCATATCCCATAATTAGAATGATCACTTGGATATCAATTCAGGAACACTAACGCACTAAACGGCATGACAGAACCACCTTTGATGGTAACCTCTCGATTACCTTTGGATGTGCCTTTTACTCAACTTTTACGCTTAAGATGGATGTCTCTTCTCTGTGACGAAATTGATGtcgcttctcagttttgcacgacccagggggaaCTTGGCATTGATCCCACTGCTCTGTcatcgatgttacgtgatattcgttatggaaatTGTTTGTTACTAGTACGtctcatttttttagtttttctctcGTTAATTCATAGCTTTTACCTAACTGTCAATACGCGACATCATTTATGAACGGCCTTGGTAATATCTTTAGAgtagacaatccaatgaaaaataggattgacaggagtTTTGTGCGTTTTTAGCACCATGTGTCACATCTTTATGTTCGTTATgcatactaagaataccaaatcatgtgatgtgatggccggaagattagagaagcaaccaTTCCGGCCATCacttcaacccccccccccccccccctccctccccTACATTGCATATCGCAAATTATTGTGCAATATTTaacttaatttaatttaattagtcagcatcaatcaatttggtttttttattcaactaattttgTTTGGGAATGGAGGGGGGTTTAACCACCAACCCTCTTGGCTACGCAACTGATATGTAGTAGTTTTACCTAGATTGTTATACTAGACGCAGATACCAGAACTTTCATTGGTAAATTTTAGTAACTGTAAAATCACCAAGCATCACATTCTGGTCTACGTGGCTTATGCACAATCCCCAATATAATTAGAGATAAGCAAgaaatatattcaaaacgacatatctacaatgagtgactctgtttactttctctttcgatttttacggcgtcactattaCCACTATACGGCGTCACTATTATTACTATAATAGCTCTTTCCACTttttttacagtacagatcgaaagatggTGGTTTTGGCTAGCATAGTATACAGAGTTTAGGGATAAAAGTTAAAGCGACCAAATTATAAACAGAAGAGAAGTAAACAATGAGAGTCACTCATGTCGTTTTCActtgaggcagaaactaactcagtttcggaacTATCTggtgtcaaaccgtttgtttgaagccagttttgAACCTGGGTTATGGgaaactgaactgaaaaccgggttgggttctaacctgaaatatatttcgggttcgcgagaacccaactcagttccattaaaaacaagcaactaacctgggttagtttctaggtgctcaatcgaaaacgacatcattgtagatgtctttttgaaaCAAGCCTCAAGAAATACAATTAAACGAACCTGTCTGTTCTTCAGCTGATTGAGGTGCAACTTATCGGTCAGTTCAGCTGCTGTCATCGCATTTGGTAAATCCTGTTTGTTAGCAAATACTAGCAAAACAGCATCCCGTAACTCATCTTCCTGCAGCATACTTTGCAGCTCTTTCTTCGCTTCAACAATTCGTTCGCGGTCATTGGAATCTACTACAAAGATTAATCCCTGTGTGTTTTGGAAATAGTGGCGCCATAAAGGACGAATTTTATCCTGACCACCAACATCCCAGACAGTAAAGCAAATATTCTTGTACTCCACTGTTTCTACGTTGAAGCCGATAGTTGGAATAGTCGTTACCACCTCGCCAAGTTTCAGCTTATAGAGTATAGTTGTTTTTCCAGCTGCATCTAAACCGACtgccgaaaaaatgaaaattttaagatAGAACCTGTCTGCTAGTTGATAAGCACAATTATGAATAAATTCGAAAATAGTGTGACGTCACCTAAGGAAAACCGACGTCAGATTTACGATTTACACAATAGTCTGGCAACCTATTTACATGAAAATTGATTCGCTTAAGCGGTAATCATTACGCCACTTACCCATTAAAATTCTCATCTGCTTTTTACCGAAAAGCCTGGTCAAAACGCTTGAAATTGTAAGACCCATTCTGGAAGCTTGCGAATTCAGTTCAACTATATATCTAGAGAAAAATTttaataggacgtaagtaactttgagagcctctctttgtttactttctctttcgtttattacgacgtcattacaacactttgcactaattttccagtacatatcgaaagccgacggtttttactagaatattatgcaaagagtagagtagtaaatgttgaaatggccgagtaatgaacaaaatagaaagaccccaaagagaatctcattgttacttacgtcctattgaaaattttctctagaatatatatatatacacggttaaataaaacaacctgcagaataagttcttttaacttacttttgagttgtgcgtctctttcgcacttattagtgttgtcaaaaacaaaacgagagattcgactcagtcgaggtcttccgtggaggaaggtacactcaaaaaaaagtaaacattatgcctattgattttacacatagatttttgcaattagcggaggcatatagacactatttgctggcacataaacctaatgtgcatatttacaagaaat is part of the Topomyia yanbarensis strain Yona2022 chromosome 1, ASM3024719v1, whole genome shotgun sequence genome and encodes:
- the LOC131678012 gene encoding ADP-ribosylation factor 2, whose translation is MGLTISSVLTRLFGKKQMRILMVGLDAAGKTTILYKLKLGEVVTTIPTIGFNVETVEYKNICFTVWDVGGQDKIRPLWRHYFQNTQGLIFVVDSNDRERIVEAKKELQSMLQEDELRDAVLLVFANKQDLPNAMTAAELTDKLHLNQLKNRQWYIQATCATQGHGLYEGLDWLSNELAKK